From the genome of Neodiprion pinetum isolate iyNeoPine1 chromosome 3, iyNeoPine1.2, whole genome shotgun sequence, one region includes:
- the LOC124215655 gene encoding SAFB-like transcription modulator isoform X6 — protein MAETEGKKLVELRVIDLKTELERRGLDKTGNKAALLERLSKAITEEGGKPDEYLIVPSGGPNKVIPRKNSVTGIPGQEEALEGSDNRKDESLENQANSEMKIKEETSPPSSEEISENVVKKEVKKEQEEDKVNEGVKAVDIKKEDIKKEDIKMEDMTKVVTKKEDIENEEVKKEEPKEEIENEADEDQNDQNDVDNTVKTESSPPPVLSNPTAVEANGIDNEDSINLTIGEDEENLLAEETETHDRRKDKKTSPSSSINASSRNLWVSGLSSTTRATDLKQVFSKYGKVIGAKVVTNARTPGARCYGYVTMSTSEDAAKCIQHLHRTELHGRVISVEKAKGDSQQSHMRKRDSNSVKSDKKDDKEKSSKENSEICEKNDNKDVKKDSEEKTVDPTTKKAEEKSDATEEKKSDAAEKKDEPVKDSDARSTKSTSKKPESERGKRSSDKRVRSWEHHRSHTRSRSRERRRRDDVLTFAKIREERERQRLRERERILREEERRRREDMERQREIERRQREEAARLEREREKLRRERERIEQEKAELLRLERERQKLEREKLERERLELKRQQMRLEESRRPPPPPSIKRTSSDRRDPRDLYPEPERKRITTEHSRRHSPQRVSDRRTEILERVSDRRLDPSPPSRYESNSRSTQDLGLKKDFKRSSEFPSRSSRPDVFPEVTRGREVIVRRETIPAPSSSIDPRQVNKDRYERTTSTTYGREREVRRSETESHRSTRDGHTRYTESTKPPGSTAPRESRYAESSRSAAGWHAGPPSTKSFNSVPSSGPRDPRNEISGWSSRSSENVNRWSSSGSISSTMRHPGPPLYQGGGPMPSMTLAPPGTGPSYDRFDPYKSSMPSMRKY, from the exons ATGGCCGAAACAGAGGGGAAAAAGTTGGTCGAGCTACGCGTGATCGATCTGAAAACCGAGCTGGAGAGACGCGGGCTTGACAAGACCGGCAATAAAGCTGCTCTTCTCGAACGCTTGTCGAAG GCGATCACAGAGGAAGGAGGCAAACCTGACGAGTATTTAATTGTACCGAGTGGTGGACCTAACAAGGTTATACCAAGAAAAAACAGTG TAACCGGCATACCTGGCCAAGAAGAAGCTTTGGAAGGGTCTGATAATCGAAAAGATGAAAGTTTGGAAAATCAAGCAAACTCAGAAATGAAGATCAAAGAAGAGACGTCACCCCCATCTAGTGAAGAAATCTCTGAGAATGTAGTCAAGAAGGAAGTTAAGAAG GAACAAGAAGAAGACAAGGTGAATGAAGGAGTCAAGGCTGTGGATATTAAGAAGGAAGATATCAAAAAAGAGGATATCAAGATGGAGGATATGACGAAAGTGGTTACTAAGAAGgaagatattgaaaatgaaGAGGTCAAAAAAGAAGAGCCAAAAGAAGAAATCGAAAACGAAGCAGATGAGGATCAGAATGATCAAAATGATGTCGATAATACTGTTAAGACTGAATCAAGCCCACCACCAGTTCTGTCCAATCCTACCGCTGTCGAAGCAAACGGAATTGATAACGAGGACTCGATTAATCTGACAATTGGCGAAGACGAAGAGAATCTCCTTGCCGAAGAG ACGGAAACTCACGACAGGCGCAAGG ACAAGAAGACATCACCCTCTAGTTCAATCAACGCCAGCAGTAGGAACTTGTGGGTCTCCGGATTATCGTCTACTACTCGTGCCACAGACTTGAAGCAAGTATTTTCTAAGTATGGAAAAGTTATTGGAGCTAAAGTCGTTACTAATGCGAGGACTCCTGGAGCTCGTTGTTACGGCTATGTTACCATGTCCACTAGCGAAGACGCGGCTAAATGTATTCAACATTTACACAGGACGGAGCTTCACGGCCGCGTCATTTCCGTTGAGAAG GCAAAGGGGGACTCGCAACAAAGCCATATGCGGAAACGGGACTCCAACAGCGTTAAGTCCGATAAGAAAGACGACAAGGAGAAATCATCGAaggaaaattctgaaatctGCGAGAAGAATGACAATAAGGACGTTAAAAAAGATTCCGAGGAGAAAACTGTTGATCCAA CTACCAAGAAGGCAGAGGAAAAGTCAGACGCCacagaggaaaagaaaagcgATGCGGCAGAGAAAAAGGATGAACCTGTCAAGGACTCGGACGCTCGTTCGACCAAATCTACAAGCAAGAAGCCAGAGAGCGAAAGAGGGAAGCGCAGCAGTGACAAACGCGTTCGGTCTTGGGAACATCATAGATCTCATACACGCTCCCGGAGCAGGGAGCGGCGCAGGCGCGACGATGTACTAACATTTGCTAAGATTCGG GAAGAACGGGAACGTCAGAGGTtgcgagagagggagagaataTTACGCGAGGAGGAACGGAGGCGACGAGAGGATATGGAAAGGCAGCGGGAGATCGAGCGTAGGCAGAGAGAAGAGGCTGCACGGCTCGAAAGAGAGCGTGAAAAGCTACgcagggagagagagaggatcgAGCAAGAGAAGGCGGAGCTGCTTAGATTGGAAAGAGAGCGGCAAAAGTTGGAGAGGGAAAAACTAGAGCGTGAACGACTGGAACTGAAGAGGCAGCAGATGCGGTTAGAAGAGAGCCGAAGACCTCCGCCGCCACCTTCTATCAAAAGAACATCGAGCGATAGAAGGGATCCGAGAGACCTGTACCCGGAACCGGAACGAAAACGCATCACTACCGAACACAGCCGACGTCACAGCCCCCAGAGAGTTTCCGACAGACGCACAGAGATCTTGGAAAGAGTCTCAGATAGACGATTAGATCCCTCGCCGCCTTCTAGATACGAATCGaacag TAGATCAACTCAGGATCTGGGGTTGAAGAAGGATTTTAAGAGAAGTAGCGAGTTCCCGTCCCGCAGTAGCAGGCCAGACGTATTCCCTGAGGTAACGAGAGGGAGGGAAGTAATCGTGCGTCGCGAAACGATTCCTGCACCGTCATCATCCATTGATCCTCGACAAGTGAATAAAGACAG GTATGAAAGAACTACTTCGACCACGTACGGCAGAGAGCGAGAGGTTCGAAGGTCTGAAACAGAATCCCACCGAAGTACCCGGGACGGTCACACACGCTACACCGAGAGTACAAAACCGCCCGGATCCACCGCTCCTC GTGAGAGTCGGTATGCAGAAAGTAGTCGATCTGCTGCCGGATGGCACGCAGGACCCCCGTCGACTAAGTCTTTCAATTCTGTACCAAGCAGTGGACCTCGCGATCCTCGTAACGAAATATCAGGTTGGAGTAGCCGTTCTTCGGAAAATGTAAACAG ATGGAGCAGCTCCGGAAGCATCAGCAGCACAATGCGACACCCAGGTCCGCCTCTCTACCAGGGTGGCGGGCCAATGCCGTCAATGACTTTGGCTCCCCCAGGAACAGGTCCATCCTACGATAGATTTGATCCCTACAAATCGTCGATGCCAAGCATgcgaaaatattaa
- the LOC124215655 gene encoding SAFB-like transcription modulator isoform X4 has product MAETEGKKLVELRVIDLKTELERRGLDKTGNKAALLERLSKAITEEGGKPDEYLIVPSGGPNKVIPRKNSVTGIPGQEEALEGSDNRKDESLENQANSEMKIKEETSPPSSEEISENVVKKEVKKEQEEDKVNEGVKAVDIKKEDIKKEDIKMEDMTKVVTKKEDIENEEVKKEEPKEEIENEADEDQNDQNDVDNTVKTESSPPPVLSNPTAVEANGIDNEDSINLTIGEDEENLLAEETETHDRRKDGGEKRTEENKKGDSKGSGRTEGGAGKEGAASANGLKSKQGDGGEGGSKSTDSTAKGQKRDDKDKKTSPSSSINASSRNLWVSGLSSTTRATDLKQVFSKTELHGRVISVEKAKGDSQQSHMRKRDSNSVKSDKKDDKEKSSKENSEICEKNDNKDVKKDSEEKTVDPTTKKAEEKSDATEEKKSDAAEKKDEPVKDSDARSTKSTSKKPESERGKRSSDKRVRSWEHHRSHTRSRSRERRRRDDVLTFAKIREERERQRLRERERILREEERRRREDMERQREIERRQREEAARLEREREKLRRERERIEQEKAELLRLERERQKLEREKLERERLELKRQQMRLEESRRPPPPPSIKRTSSDRRDPRDLYPEPERKRITTEHSRRHSPQRVSDRRTEILERVSDRRLDPSPPSRYESNSRSTQDLGLKKDFKRSSEFPSRSSRPDVFPEVTRGREVIVRRETIPAPSSSIDPRQVNKDRYERTTSTTYGREREVRRSETESHRSTRDGHTRYTESTKPPGSTAPRESRYAESSRSAAGWHAGPPSTKSFNSVPSSGPRDPRNEISGWSSRSSENVNRWSSSGSISSTMRHPGPPLYQGGGPMPSMTLAPPGTGPSYDRFDPYKSSMPSMRKY; this is encoded by the exons ATGGCCGAAACAGAGGGGAAAAAGTTGGTCGAGCTACGCGTGATCGATCTGAAAACCGAGCTGGAGAGACGCGGGCTTGACAAGACCGGCAATAAAGCTGCTCTTCTCGAACGCTTGTCGAAG GCGATCACAGAGGAAGGAGGCAAACCTGACGAGTATTTAATTGTACCGAGTGGTGGACCTAACAAGGTTATACCAAGAAAAAACAGTG TAACCGGCATACCTGGCCAAGAAGAAGCTTTGGAAGGGTCTGATAATCGAAAAGATGAAAGTTTGGAAAATCAAGCAAACTCAGAAATGAAGATCAAAGAAGAGACGTCACCCCCATCTAGTGAAGAAATCTCTGAGAATGTAGTCAAGAAGGAAGTTAAGAAG GAACAAGAAGAAGACAAGGTGAATGAAGGAGTCAAGGCTGTGGATATTAAGAAGGAAGATATCAAAAAAGAGGATATCAAGATGGAGGATATGACGAAAGTGGTTACTAAGAAGgaagatattgaaaatgaaGAGGTCAAAAAAGAAGAGCCAAAAGAAGAAATCGAAAACGAAGCAGATGAGGATCAGAATGATCAAAATGATGTCGATAATACTGTTAAGACTGAATCAAGCCCACCACCAGTTCTGTCCAATCCTACCGCTGTCGAAGCAAACGGAATTGATAACGAGGACTCGATTAATCTGACAATTGGCGAAGACGAAGAGAATCTCCTTGCCGAAGAG ACGGAAACTCACGACAGGCGCAAGG ATGGAGGTGAGAAGAGAACCGAAGAGAACAAGAAGGGAGACTCTAAAGGGAGTGGCAGAACAGAAGGTGGAGCCGGCAAGGAAGGTGCAGCCAGTGCCAACGGGCTCAAGAGCAAGCAGGGAGACGGAGGCGAAGGAGGAAGCAAGAG TACTGATTCTACAGCCAAGGGTCAGAAAAGGGACGACAAAG ACAAGAAGACATCACCCTCTAGTTCAATCAACGCCAGCAGTAGGAACTTGTGGGTCTCCGGATTATCGTCTACTACTCGTGCCACAGACTTGAAGCAAGTATTTTCTAA GACGGAGCTTCACGGCCGCGTCATTTCCGTTGAGAAG GCAAAGGGGGACTCGCAACAAAGCCATATGCGGAAACGGGACTCCAACAGCGTTAAGTCCGATAAGAAAGACGACAAGGAGAAATCATCGAaggaaaattctgaaatctGCGAGAAGAATGACAATAAGGACGTTAAAAAAGATTCCGAGGAGAAAACTGTTGATCCAA CTACCAAGAAGGCAGAGGAAAAGTCAGACGCCacagaggaaaagaaaagcgATGCGGCAGAGAAAAAGGATGAACCTGTCAAGGACTCGGACGCTCGTTCGACCAAATCTACAAGCAAGAAGCCAGAGAGCGAAAGAGGGAAGCGCAGCAGTGACAAACGCGTTCGGTCTTGGGAACATCATAGATCTCATACACGCTCCCGGAGCAGGGAGCGGCGCAGGCGCGACGATGTACTAACATTTGCTAAGATTCGG GAAGAACGGGAACGTCAGAGGTtgcgagagagggagagaataTTACGCGAGGAGGAACGGAGGCGACGAGAGGATATGGAAAGGCAGCGGGAGATCGAGCGTAGGCAGAGAGAAGAGGCTGCACGGCTCGAAAGAGAGCGTGAAAAGCTACgcagggagagagagaggatcgAGCAAGAGAAGGCGGAGCTGCTTAGATTGGAAAGAGAGCGGCAAAAGTTGGAGAGGGAAAAACTAGAGCGTGAACGACTGGAACTGAAGAGGCAGCAGATGCGGTTAGAAGAGAGCCGAAGACCTCCGCCGCCACCTTCTATCAAAAGAACATCGAGCGATAGAAGGGATCCGAGAGACCTGTACCCGGAACCGGAACGAAAACGCATCACTACCGAACACAGCCGACGTCACAGCCCCCAGAGAGTTTCCGACAGACGCACAGAGATCTTGGAAAGAGTCTCAGATAGACGATTAGATCCCTCGCCGCCTTCTAGATACGAATCGaacag TAGATCAACTCAGGATCTGGGGTTGAAGAAGGATTTTAAGAGAAGTAGCGAGTTCCCGTCCCGCAGTAGCAGGCCAGACGTATTCCCTGAGGTAACGAGAGGGAGGGAAGTAATCGTGCGTCGCGAAACGATTCCTGCACCGTCATCATCCATTGATCCTCGACAAGTGAATAAAGACAG GTATGAAAGAACTACTTCGACCACGTACGGCAGAGAGCGAGAGGTTCGAAGGTCTGAAACAGAATCCCACCGAAGTACCCGGGACGGTCACACACGCTACACCGAGAGTACAAAACCGCCCGGATCCACCGCTCCTC GTGAGAGTCGGTATGCAGAAAGTAGTCGATCTGCTGCCGGATGGCACGCAGGACCCCCGTCGACTAAGTCTTTCAATTCTGTACCAAGCAGTGGACCTCGCGATCCTCGTAACGAAATATCAGGTTGGAGTAGCCGTTCTTCGGAAAATGTAAACAG ATGGAGCAGCTCCGGAAGCATCAGCAGCACAATGCGACACCCAGGTCCGCCTCTCTACCAGGGTGGCGGGCCAATGCCGTCAATGACTTTGGCTCCCCCAGGAACAGGTCCATCCTACGATAGATTTGATCCCTACAAATCGTCGATGCCAAGCATgcgaaaatattaa
- the LOC124215655 gene encoding SAFB-like transcription modulator isoform X3 — protein sequence MAETEGKKLVELRVIDLKTELERRGLDKTGNKAALLERLSKAITEEGGKPDEYLIVPSGGPNKVIPRKNSVTGIPGQEEALEGSDNRKDESLENQANSEMKIKEETSPPSSEEISENVVKKEVKKEQEEDKVNEGVKAVDIKKEDIKKEDIKMEDMTKVVTKKEDIENEEVKKEEPKEEIENEADEDQNDQNDVDNTVKTESSPPPVLSNPTAVEANGIDNEDSINLTIGEDEENLLAEETETHDRRKDGGEKRTEENKKGDSKGSGRTEGGAGKEGAASANGLKSKQGDGGEGGSKSTDSTAKGQKRDDKDKKTSPSSSINASSRNLWVSGLSSTTRATDLKQVFSKYGKVIGAKVVTNARTPGARCYGYVTMSTSEDAAKCIQHLHRTELHGRVISVEKAKGDSQQSHMRKRDSNSVKSDKKDDKEKSSKENSEICEKNDNKDVKKDSEEKTVDPTTKKAEEKSDATEEKKSDAAEKKDEPVKDSDARSTKSTSKKPESERGKRSSDKRVRSWEHHRSHTRSRSRERRRRDDEERERQRLRERERILREEERRRREDMERQREIERRQREEAARLEREREKLRRERERIEQEKAELLRLERERQKLEREKLERERLELKRQQMRLEESRRPPPPPSIKRTSSDRRDPRDLYPEPERKRITTEHSRRHSPQRVSDRRTEILERVSDRRLDPSPPSRYESNSRSTQDLGLKKDFKRSSEFPSRSSRPDVFPEVTRGREVIVRRETIPAPSSSIDPRQVNKDRYERTTSTTYGREREVRRSETESHRSTRDGHTRYTESTKPPGSTAPRESRYAESSRSAAGWHAGPPSTKSFNSVPSSGPRDPRNEISGWSSRSSENVNRWSSSGSISSTMRHPGPPLYQGGGPMPSMTLAPPGTGPSYDRFDPYKSSMPSMRKY from the exons ATGGCCGAAACAGAGGGGAAAAAGTTGGTCGAGCTACGCGTGATCGATCTGAAAACCGAGCTGGAGAGACGCGGGCTTGACAAGACCGGCAATAAAGCTGCTCTTCTCGAACGCTTGTCGAAG GCGATCACAGAGGAAGGAGGCAAACCTGACGAGTATTTAATTGTACCGAGTGGTGGACCTAACAAGGTTATACCAAGAAAAAACAGTG TAACCGGCATACCTGGCCAAGAAGAAGCTTTGGAAGGGTCTGATAATCGAAAAGATGAAAGTTTGGAAAATCAAGCAAACTCAGAAATGAAGATCAAAGAAGAGACGTCACCCCCATCTAGTGAAGAAATCTCTGAGAATGTAGTCAAGAAGGAAGTTAAGAAG GAACAAGAAGAAGACAAGGTGAATGAAGGAGTCAAGGCTGTGGATATTAAGAAGGAAGATATCAAAAAAGAGGATATCAAGATGGAGGATATGACGAAAGTGGTTACTAAGAAGgaagatattgaaaatgaaGAGGTCAAAAAAGAAGAGCCAAAAGAAGAAATCGAAAACGAAGCAGATGAGGATCAGAATGATCAAAATGATGTCGATAATACTGTTAAGACTGAATCAAGCCCACCACCAGTTCTGTCCAATCCTACCGCTGTCGAAGCAAACGGAATTGATAACGAGGACTCGATTAATCTGACAATTGGCGAAGACGAAGAGAATCTCCTTGCCGAAGAG ACGGAAACTCACGACAGGCGCAAGG ATGGAGGTGAGAAGAGAACCGAAGAGAACAAGAAGGGAGACTCTAAAGGGAGTGGCAGAACAGAAGGTGGAGCCGGCAAGGAAGGTGCAGCCAGTGCCAACGGGCTCAAGAGCAAGCAGGGAGACGGAGGCGAAGGAGGAAGCAAGAG TACTGATTCTACAGCCAAGGGTCAGAAAAGGGACGACAAAG ACAAGAAGACATCACCCTCTAGTTCAATCAACGCCAGCAGTAGGAACTTGTGGGTCTCCGGATTATCGTCTACTACTCGTGCCACAGACTTGAAGCAAGTATTTTCTAAGTATGGAAAAGTTATTGGAGCTAAAGTCGTTACTAATGCGAGGACTCCTGGAGCTCGTTGTTACGGCTATGTTACCATGTCCACTAGCGAAGACGCGGCTAAATGTATTCAACATTTACACAGGACGGAGCTTCACGGCCGCGTCATTTCCGTTGAGAAG GCAAAGGGGGACTCGCAACAAAGCCATATGCGGAAACGGGACTCCAACAGCGTTAAGTCCGATAAGAAAGACGACAAGGAGAAATCATCGAaggaaaattctgaaatctGCGAGAAGAATGACAATAAGGACGTTAAAAAAGATTCCGAGGAGAAAACTGTTGATCCAA CTACCAAGAAGGCAGAGGAAAAGTCAGACGCCacagaggaaaagaaaagcgATGCGGCAGAGAAAAAGGATGAACCTGTCAAGGACTCGGACGCTCGTTCGACCAAATCTACAAGCAAGAAGCCAGAGAGCGAAAGAGGGAAGCGCAGCAGTGACAAACGCGTTCGGTCTTGGGAACATCATAGATCTCATACACGCTCCCGGAGCAGGGAGCGGCGCAGGCGCGACGAT GAAGAACGGGAACGTCAGAGGTtgcgagagagggagagaataTTACGCGAGGAGGAACGGAGGCGACGAGAGGATATGGAAAGGCAGCGGGAGATCGAGCGTAGGCAGAGAGAAGAGGCTGCACGGCTCGAAAGAGAGCGTGAAAAGCTACgcagggagagagagaggatcgAGCAAGAGAAGGCGGAGCTGCTTAGATTGGAAAGAGAGCGGCAAAAGTTGGAGAGGGAAAAACTAGAGCGTGAACGACTGGAACTGAAGAGGCAGCAGATGCGGTTAGAAGAGAGCCGAAGACCTCCGCCGCCACCTTCTATCAAAAGAACATCGAGCGATAGAAGGGATCCGAGAGACCTGTACCCGGAACCGGAACGAAAACGCATCACTACCGAACACAGCCGACGTCACAGCCCCCAGAGAGTTTCCGACAGACGCACAGAGATCTTGGAAAGAGTCTCAGATAGACGATTAGATCCCTCGCCGCCTTCTAGATACGAATCGaacag TAGATCAACTCAGGATCTGGGGTTGAAGAAGGATTTTAAGAGAAGTAGCGAGTTCCCGTCCCGCAGTAGCAGGCCAGACGTATTCCCTGAGGTAACGAGAGGGAGGGAAGTAATCGTGCGTCGCGAAACGATTCCTGCACCGTCATCATCCATTGATCCTCGACAAGTGAATAAAGACAG GTATGAAAGAACTACTTCGACCACGTACGGCAGAGAGCGAGAGGTTCGAAGGTCTGAAACAGAATCCCACCGAAGTACCCGGGACGGTCACACACGCTACACCGAGAGTACAAAACCGCCCGGATCCACCGCTCCTC GTGAGAGTCGGTATGCAGAAAGTAGTCGATCTGCTGCCGGATGGCACGCAGGACCCCCGTCGACTAAGTCTTTCAATTCTGTACCAAGCAGTGGACCTCGCGATCCTCGTAACGAAATATCAGGTTGGAGTAGCCGTTCTTCGGAAAATGTAAACAG ATGGAGCAGCTCCGGAAGCATCAGCAGCACAATGCGACACCCAGGTCCGCCTCTCTACCAGGGTGGCGGGCCAATGCCGTCAATGACTTTGGCTCCCCCAGGAACAGGTCCATCCTACGATAGATTTGATCCCTACAAATCGTCGATGCCAAGCATgcgaaaatattaa
- the LOC124215655 gene encoding SAFB-like transcription modulator isoform X5, with amino-acid sequence MAETEGKKLVELRVIDLKTELERRGLDKTGNKAALLERLSKAITEEGGKPDEYLIVPSGGPNKVIPRKNSVTGIPGQEEALEGSDNRKDESLENQANSEMKIKEETSPPSSEEISENVVKKEVKKEQEEDKVNEGVKAVDIKKEDIKKEDIKMEDMTKVVTKKEDIENEEVKKEEPKEEIENEADEDQNDQNDVDNTVKTESSPPPVLSNPTAVEANGIDNEDSINLTIGEDEENLLAEETETHDRRKDGGEKRTEENKKGDSKGSGRTEGGAGKEGAASANGLKSKQGDGGEGGSKSTDSTAKGQKRDDKDKKTSPSSSINASSRNLWVSGLSSTTRATDLKTELHGRVISVEKAKGDSQQSHMRKRDSNSVKSDKKDDKEKSSKENSEICEKNDNKDVKKDSEEKTVDPTTKKAEEKSDATEEKKSDAAEKKDEPVKDSDARSTKSTSKKPESERGKRSSDKRVRSWEHHRSHTRSRSRERRRRDDVLTFAKIREERERQRLRERERILREEERRRREDMERQREIERRQREEAARLEREREKLRRERERIEQEKAELLRLERERQKLEREKLERERLELKRQQMRLEESRRPPPPPSIKRTSSDRRDPRDLYPEPERKRITTEHSRRHSPQRVSDRRTEILERVSDRRLDPSPPSRYESNSRSTQDLGLKKDFKRSSEFPSRSSRPDVFPEVTRGREVIVRRETIPAPSSSIDPRQVNKDRYERTTSTTYGREREVRRSETESHRSTRDGHTRYTESTKPPGSTAPRESRYAESSRSAAGWHAGPPSTKSFNSVPSSGPRDPRNEISGWSSRSSENVNRWSSSGSISSTMRHPGPPLYQGGGPMPSMTLAPPGTGPSYDRFDPYKSSMPSMRKY; translated from the exons ATGGCCGAAACAGAGGGGAAAAAGTTGGTCGAGCTACGCGTGATCGATCTGAAAACCGAGCTGGAGAGACGCGGGCTTGACAAGACCGGCAATAAAGCTGCTCTTCTCGAACGCTTGTCGAAG GCGATCACAGAGGAAGGAGGCAAACCTGACGAGTATTTAATTGTACCGAGTGGTGGACCTAACAAGGTTATACCAAGAAAAAACAGTG TAACCGGCATACCTGGCCAAGAAGAAGCTTTGGAAGGGTCTGATAATCGAAAAGATGAAAGTTTGGAAAATCAAGCAAACTCAGAAATGAAGATCAAAGAAGAGACGTCACCCCCATCTAGTGAAGAAATCTCTGAGAATGTAGTCAAGAAGGAAGTTAAGAAG GAACAAGAAGAAGACAAGGTGAATGAAGGAGTCAAGGCTGTGGATATTAAGAAGGAAGATATCAAAAAAGAGGATATCAAGATGGAGGATATGACGAAAGTGGTTACTAAGAAGgaagatattgaaaatgaaGAGGTCAAAAAAGAAGAGCCAAAAGAAGAAATCGAAAACGAAGCAGATGAGGATCAGAATGATCAAAATGATGTCGATAATACTGTTAAGACTGAATCAAGCCCACCACCAGTTCTGTCCAATCCTACCGCTGTCGAAGCAAACGGAATTGATAACGAGGACTCGATTAATCTGACAATTGGCGAAGACGAAGAGAATCTCCTTGCCGAAGAG ACGGAAACTCACGACAGGCGCAAGG ATGGAGGTGAGAAGAGAACCGAAGAGAACAAGAAGGGAGACTCTAAAGGGAGTGGCAGAACAGAAGGTGGAGCCGGCAAGGAAGGTGCAGCCAGTGCCAACGGGCTCAAGAGCAAGCAGGGAGACGGAGGCGAAGGAGGAAGCAAGAG TACTGATTCTACAGCCAAGGGTCAGAAAAGGGACGACAAAG ACAAGAAGACATCACCCTCTAGTTCAATCAACGCCAGCAGTAGGAACTTGTGGGTCTCCGGATTATCGTCTACTACTCGTGCCACAGACTTGAA GACGGAGCTTCACGGCCGCGTCATTTCCGTTGAGAAG GCAAAGGGGGACTCGCAACAAAGCCATATGCGGAAACGGGACTCCAACAGCGTTAAGTCCGATAAGAAAGACGACAAGGAGAAATCATCGAaggaaaattctgaaatctGCGAGAAGAATGACAATAAGGACGTTAAAAAAGATTCCGAGGAGAAAACTGTTGATCCAA CTACCAAGAAGGCAGAGGAAAAGTCAGACGCCacagaggaaaagaaaagcgATGCGGCAGAGAAAAAGGATGAACCTGTCAAGGACTCGGACGCTCGTTCGACCAAATCTACAAGCAAGAAGCCAGAGAGCGAAAGAGGGAAGCGCAGCAGTGACAAACGCGTTCGGTCTTGGGAACATCATAGATCTCATACACGCTCCCGGAGCAGGGAGCGGCGCAGGCGCGACGATGTACTAACATTTGCTAAGATTCGG GAAGAACGGGAACGTCAGAGGTtgcgagagagggagagaataTTACGCGAGGAGGAACGGAGGCGACGAGAGGATATGGAAAGGCAGCGGGAGATCGAGCGTAGGCAGAGAGAAGAGGCTGCACGGCTCGAAAGAGAGCGTGAAAAGCTACgcagggagagagagaggatcgAGCAAGAGAAGGCGGAGCTGCTTAGATTGGAAAGAGAGCGGCAAAAGTTGGAGAGGGAAAAACTAGAGCGTGAACGACTGGAACTGAAGAGGCAGCAGATGCGGTTAGAAGAGAGCCGAAGACCTCCGCCGCCACCTTCTATCAAAAGAACATCGAGCGATAGAAGGGATCCGAGAGACCTGTACCCGGAACCGGAACGAAAACGCATCACTACCGAACACAGCCGACGTCACAGCCCCCAGAGAGTTTCCGACAGACGCACAGAGATCTTGGAAAGAGTCTCAGATAGACGATTAGATCCCTCGCCGCCTTCTAGATACGAATCGaacag TAGATCAACTCAGGATCTGGGGTTGAAGAAGGATTTTAAGAGAAGTAGCGAGTTCCCGTCCCGCAGTAGCAGGCCAGACGTATTCCCTGAGGTAACGAGAGGGAGGGAAGTAATCGTGCGTCGCGAAACGATTCCTGCACCGTCATCATCCATTGATCCTCGACAAGTGAATAAAGACAG GTATGAAAGAACTACTTCGACCACGTACGGCAGAGAGCGAGAGGTTCGAAGGTCTGAAACAGAATCCCACCGAAGTACCCGGGACGGTCACACACGCTACACCGAGAGTACAAAACCGCCCGGATCCACCGCTCCTC GTGAGAGTCGGTATGCAGAAAGTAGTCGATCTGCTGCCGGATGGCACGCAGGACCCCCGTCGACTAAGTCTTTCAATTCTGTACCAAGCAGTGGACCTCGCGATCCTCGTAACGAAATATCAGGTTGGAGTAGCCGTTCTTCGGAAAATGTAAACAG ATGGAGCAGCTCCGGAAGCATCAGCAGCACAATGCGACACCCAGGTCCGCCTCTCTACCAGGGTGGCGGGCCAATGCCGTCAATGACTTTGGCTCCCCCAGGAACAGGTCCATCCTACGATAGATTTGATCCCTACAAATCGTCGATGCCAAGCATgcgaaaatattaa